TCGTGTGCGCGTGAGCGATCCCGTGAACGCTCCCGCTCGCGTGTGTGTGAACGTTCGTGGTCGCGCTCCCGCTCGCGAGTGCGTGAGCGCTCTGGCTCGCGCTCTCGTGTGCGTGAGCGCTTCAGTGGCTGATGGTGGTGCTGATAGTGCTGCTGGTCATGATGATGCGACGCTTGTTGATGATACGGCGCTGGCTGATGATGATTTGGACGCATTGCTTGATGCGGCGGCAGCTTAGCGCGCGTATCCATTATGGTCGGCTTAACAATAGCAATTTCCTTGGGCGGCCGACTGAACTTCTCCTCCATGGCAAATGCAGCCGGAGCTGGCAGCACTGGCGGCGCTTCATGCTCATCCTTGTCAAATATTGCAGACTTGCGTGTAAGTTTTAGTGGTGAAATGGTCAACTTGATTGCCTCACGATTCgcatcaaaaatattattgactGGCGTCATTGGTCGCGCTGGCTGCTCCTCCTCGCTGACCAAGGGCTTCAGCTCCGATTTGCGATACTTATCCATGATGGCATTGCGTTGCATTAGGAATAGCGACTCCATTTTGAGCAGCTCCTCGCAGATGTCATCACCAGAGTCATAGTTCTCACGCATCATTTGTATGCGCGCTAGATTGTCCTCCAGGCTTTTCAGCTTGCGCAAATCCTTGCTAACATTGTTCTTCTTATGCAGCGCTGGCGTGCTCTGTGCTTGAGTTtccaactgttgttgctgttgctgctgctcctcgctGCTGGAGTCcgcctcatcatcatcgctgctgctgctcgagctgctgctgctgctgcttgtgcctCGAGTCTGTATCGCTGGAGCTGCTGTCCTCGTCTTCGTCTTCATCGGCAGTGTTTTGGCTTAAGGAACTCGCTTTGCTTGTATCCATTGCAGCCTCCGCTGTGGCATTGCCACCACCCATTTTAATACTCTTCATAAACTTGTCATATAGCTCGTGTATATTGATGAGCGACTTGTCTGGCTCGTCGGCAGTTGCTTGGCTGCCTATCGACTGAGTTCTGGGTGGCGGCGTGCTCTTGGCATTCCACAGCTCCACATTGGAGTCATCATCTTCGCCATAGGCGCGGCTTGTCTGCGCTGCCTGCTTGGGCGTATTACTATCGCCGCCCACTTGGGAGTCGTCATTTTCCCAGCTGTCTATATAGTCGTCCGTATCGGGACTATGCTCAACTGGCGTAGCTTGACGCTTGGCGGCTCTGGGTGGTGTTAGGTTGCGCTCCTTTTTAATGTGACGCGGCGACATTAAAGGCGGCGTGCTGGAGCGATGCCTCTCCTGCTTTATGCTGCGCGTGGCACTGCGTCTGGGCGAGAGTCTGGGCGCTGCAGCTAATACTGTGTCACGCTTGAAGGGATTGGCAGGCTTGGCATCGCTGGGCTCCTGCTTAATGCTCAACGCTTCTTTTGGCGcttcctttttgcttttgagcagcaattgctgcttggccagcagcgcCTCCAAATGCAAATCATCATCCTCCAGCAGCGCTCCAATGCGACTGTGTATCTCGCTGTATATTTTCTTCACCTTctgcgaagcagcagcaggtgcgGGTGCGGGCGCGGGCGCGGGCACAGGTATGGGAGCAGGTATGGGCATAGGCACTACCTCAGCTTTGGttgtcggcggcggcggcgtcatgCTGCGCTTAGGCGGAGGCGTCGTGCTGCTGATGATTGGCGGCGTTGTTGGCGTCGCTGGTCGTTCAACACTTGACGCTTTGTTCAGTCTTGGTGGCGATTCGGCAAATATATCAAACGCTTTAGGCGTTTCAGCAGGCTCAggcactgctgctgcgcctggtGGCGTCAGCGAGAGTTCCGAGTCCTTGGTATTTGTAATTGGCTGTGGCAGTGCTGGCGGCGTTGTTCCACGTTGTTCCTCTTCAGTCTTGCGACTTTTGCTGCGACTGCGTGTGCAGCGACTTGAACTAACTTTTGGCTTCTCACTCACTTTTTCCTTGGACGGCTCACGCGCTTGGTTAGCTGAGCGCACAGTGTGTTTTTCTTTGGAGCGTTCTCTATCCGTTTTGCGCTCCTTAGAGCGGGAAGCTTCAGTTGCCTTTGTCTTCTCCTTAGAACGTTCTCTTTTCTTGTCTCTATTAATTTCTTTGGAGCGCTCCCGTTTACGCTCATGCGACTTTGCCTTGGAGCGCGCTCTGTCTTTGTCTCTGGAGCTCTTTCGTTCCTTGGAGCGTTGTCTGTGCTTTTCCTTCGAATCTCGCCTAGCTCGTTCCTTGGAGCGTGCATTATGTTTTTCTCTTGATCGTTCTCTTCTTTTGTCACCATGGCCTGAATGTCTGTCCTGCTTATCCTTCGAGCGTCCGCGTTGCCTTTCATTTCGCTCTTTCAAATGCGTctctttgctttgcgcttCTTTGGCTCTTGGTGGCTCCTTCGGCTTGCAGCTCTTGTGATCCGCATTGCTGCAGTCCGAGATAACATTATAGATAAACGGCAGGCGTGGCTGTGATGTTGTCCAGCTGTAAGCACAccacataaatcaattaacttgttaatttaatttagctactTACATGACATCCGACTGGCAACGTTTGGCGCTGTGACCTTGCGCCTGACCTGGGTGCGGGGGTGGTACAGGGCCATAAGTGCTCATTGGCTTTGAGCCGGCGGCGTTCTGAGCAacattgtttgctgttgctgctggtgccaaGGACGACATGTTGACGGGCATGCGATTGGGCACTGTTGTTCTGGGAAAGAAATGCGCACGCATGCCGCGCATGCCACCTCGTGGCATTCTGGGCATTCTATGGGCCATGCGTCCATAATCAAAGCACGGCGGGCGCATATGAAAGCGCAGGCCCATAAACGGATTGGGACCGTTTGGCGGCGGtgttgcagcagcggcggctgcttcGGCTTGCTTTTCCTTGCGCGCCTGTTGCACATCTTCTAGGTTCTTTTCGCCTTCCTGGGACGTGTCCGTGTCGGAGTACAAACCTTCGCTGTCATCAGCCtcattcgctgctgctgttgatttgcCATTTTCCATTGTACGTGCTGTTGCATTGGATTTTCGCCTGATGGCGTCCACCTCGAGTTCGAGCTTAGCACGCACTCCTTCCTTGCAGCTGTCGTTATCGATTTGCGGGGTCAGCTTGCGCAATGCTTTGTTCATAACGTCCTTGGCCAATATTTTCTTTAGCGCTGGACTGCCgttgacttgttgttgttgttgctgctgcttatgcgGCGGTGTGACCAGCTCGCCGGGCTCCAGATCTTGCGTCTCTTCTGTTGGCAACTTTTGCGTGTCAGCCGCCTCCTCACTTTTGCATGTTAATTGGGACatgtttgcataattttacaataattttctCCGGTTGAAATAGTGTGATTTTTTGCATCAATGGCGGCTCCGCGTTGTTCGTTGTTCGCACGAAGTAAATGTAGTATGTAGTTGTGGGTAATcaatgcgtttgcttttgctttagcgGGTTgcgggtgtgggtgtgggtcaTCCTCATTGACGGCAGCGCTTATTTTGGATTGTtgattaattgttgctgttgctcgagTTATGAGCGCACGTCACTTGCTGCGTTGACCTCGTACGGCACACACGCTGTGCACACGTtttgagtttgcttttgtttgaatACTTCATGTAAAACtgtgtttattgcattttcttttctttttttcttatgATTGTGGGCAAGCAGTGTGACCGCAAGACCAAAAGTCGTAAATTCCGAATAAAAACGCACTAAAAATGGAGACGTTCAGTGCTGCGCACTTGTttgctgctaaataaaaaagctgTTGGCCGTATAGCTTTAAAATAGCCAATTAATAGCTGCATTCATATATAACACTTCAGACAGATAGAACTAGCTAAAAACTAGCTAAATAAACAGCACTAATCATGAATTATCGATAACACACTTTGAGAGTCACTGattaatataattatcatTACGCGCATGAttcaaaattgctttaattttaattgcacaatGCTACTAATTGTaccaaaatgcaatttgtaataaaCGGTAAGTAATTCCGCTTCCTCTTAGCGAAACGCAAACCAAAGTGTTTAATAAATGACAAATAGCGAGCACAAGAGCCGCTGGGCAACCGTTAGCATTACCACCAGGCAGCAGCACCTAACTCAAGCGAAACGCTCGCAATGAGGAAAAGCCACAGCACACAGGTTATGACATAGGCTATAGATATGTAAGCATAGAAACCGCAGAGCTCAAGGGGAAGAAAGAAGGGCCCCTAAGCGGCCAGTGcccaacagcaattgcagttaaagttgcagttgcaagcaaaaGAGAGTGCATCGAATCATGATCATGATTTAGGTTttcggttgctgctgccgctgctgctgctgctgctttggttgcCACAGTTTTTCtcgcttttgtatattttgcatgcaactttCACCGGCTCTGGCTGCGAAAggtgcaaattaatttgtgccgCCCCACAATAACCTTACTCTGCGCTTTGTCTTGATCATTATACGTAATTTAAGCGTAGCTTTTCTTCTAGTATttcccaaaaacaaaaatatataagtttatatgCGACTCTTTGTTATCTTTTTGGAAAATCACATTTGTTAAGTGGATGTGCAATgaagaaaacaaaagagtTTTGCAcagcgaaataaaaataaaacctcTCAGACTGTAGCGCATGACTTGATCTACTGATAAATGGGCGCTATGGacaaatatatacacttgTTCAAACTGTAGCGTACTTTGACTCTACGTTTTTGCCAGAGCGCGACCGCCAACTGCCACAAGCCACAAAATTTGACACCTGGGTGCGAAAACCTTGAGCGgcattgttttcttttcttacaAATTTTCGTAACTCCTGAGAGCGACGCAGGTAAACAAGTTAAAGTAggaatacaaaatattatattaaacaatgcAGCTATTTTGTATGccgaaacaaaaatattatttaaagttagttaaataaatgtgcggaatctgtttaaatttgtttaaagctaattaacaTTACTAAATGCCATTTTCAAGctaggcagcaacaatatttagtTAGTCAAGTATTTATGATCTGcctaacaa
The DNA window shown above is from Drosophila busckii strain San Diego stock center, stock number 13000-0081.31 chromosome 3L, ASM1175060v1, whole genome shotgun sequence and carries:
- the LOC108600357 gene encoding LOW QUALITY PROTEIN: serine/arginine repetitive matrix protein 2 (The sequence of the model RefSeq protein was modified relative to this genomic sequence to represent the inferred CDS: inserted 2 bases in 1 codon; deleted 1 base in 1 codon), whose amino-acid sequence is MSQLTCKSEEAADTQKLPTEETQDLEPGELVTPPHKQQQQQQQVNGSPALKKILAKDVMNKALRKLTPQIDNDSCKEGVRAKLELEVDAIRRKSNATARTMENGKSTAAANEADDSEGLYSDTDTSQEGEKNLEDVQQARKEKQAEAAAAAATPPPNGPNPFMGLRFHMRPPCFDYGRMAHRMPRMPRGGMRGMRAHFFPRTTVPNRMPVNMSSLAPAATANNVAQNAAGSKPMSTYGPVPPPHPGQAQGHSAKRCQSDVIWTTSQPRLPFIYNVISDCSNADHKSCKPKEPPRAKEAQSKETHLKERNERQRGRSKDKQDRHSGHGDKRRERSREKHNARSKERARRDSKEKHRQRSKERKSSRDKDRARSKAKSHERKRERSKEINRDKKRERSKEKTKATEASRSKERKTDRERSKEKHTVRSANQAREPSKEKVSEKPKVSSSRCTRSRSKSRKTEEEQRGTTPPALPQPITNTKDSELSLTPPGAAAVPEPAETPKAFDIFAESPPRLNKASSVERPATPTTPPIISSTTPPPKRSMTPPPPTTKAEVVPMPIPAPIPVPAPAPAPAPAAASQKVKKIYSEIHSRIGALLEDDDLHLEALLAKQQLLLKSKKEAPKEALSIKQEPSDAKPANPFKRDTVLAAAPRLSPRRSATRSIKQERHRSSTPPLMSPRHIKKERNLTPPRAAKRQATPVEHSPDTDDYIDSWENDDSQVGGDSNTPKQAAQTSRAYGEDDDSNVELWNAKSTPPPRTQSIGSQATADEPDKSLINIHELYDKFMKSIKMGGGNATAEAAMDTSKASSLSQNTADEDEDEDSSSSDTDSRTSSSSSSSSSSSDDDEADSSSEEQQQQQQQLETQAQSTPALHKKNNVSKDLRKLKSLEDNLARIQMMRENYDSGDDICEELLKMESLFLMQRNAIMDKYRKSELKPLVSEEEQPARPMTPVNNIFDANREAIKLTISPLKLTRKSAIFDKDEHEAPPVLPAPAAFAMEEKFSRPPKEIAIVKPTIMDTRAKLPPHQAMRPNHHQPAPYHQQASHHHDQQHYQHHHQPLKRSRTREREPERSRTRERERDHERSHTRERERSRDRSRAHDQERERSRSRSRSPNRNHFRRPVRSARSKERLATRSPSPRRRRLQHSPRRGSRFSKSRRSMSRSRTRSRSPRRRRPMQPQPGRRRSSLSPLAPGKMSGPRSPAPSSGRRRSYSRERGYSRSPLPFKPPSPPTRRSWSQSRSPLRRRSXPPRRDLPAHNFSDYFAENQSMEAAAYYYNMSIMEPDANGEQYDGYNAYMDSAYNMEQAYAQYQEYPATDYDYAGEPQQLEQPVGAVLRELPKTSVAVQKGNVLEIVPSEEPVVEQPVIEQPPAPVEPPAEDDSKPKRKRVNFVDNVLPNYESDSEDRKIVQQAIDRALRTFKERQAAKTAAEQRAREQLLGHAPPPPPACPRPAGLDKPVILPKKPRFRYFHFDELKGAIVVSNARMMRSALPQPPSRFDPKYMAMLVKTGRLPMPAFLRQRPPPLPAQTDALLQEFFSKHPPPPLQTMPHYMRGPPPTAPPPLPLPSAAQPIPVLGAQSYSNYPTPAIPSRPTAALLPTPDVPPIVPPIAPSPPVKVAAPPLISTPPPMLPQYLTPPPLPPLSTNFNNLQPVPAMREIIPVDILQKIGPLPKTLDLDGGTAGLDEAQADLKQVPPSTLVTS